Proteins found in one Orcinus orca chromosome 11, mOrcOrc1.1, whole genome shotgun sequence genomic segment:
- the METAP2 gene encoding methionine aminopeptidase 2 isoform X1 has translation MAGVEEAASCGSHLNGDLDPDDREEGAAFTAEEAAKKKRRKKKKSKGAATAEQQEPDKESGASVDEVARQLERQALEEKERVDDDEDGDGDGDAATGKKKKKKKKKRGPKVQTDPPSVPICDLYPNGVFPKGQECEYPPTQDGRTAAWRTTSEEKKALDQASEEIWNDFREAAEAHRQVRKYVMSWIKPGMTMIEICEKLEDCSRKLIKENGLNAGLAFPTGCSLNNCAAHYTPNAGDTTVLQYDDICKIDFGTHISGRIIDCAFTVTFNPKYDTLLKAVKDATNTGIKCAGIDVRLCDVGEAIQEVMESYEVEIDGKTYQVKPIRNLNGHSIGPYRIHAGKTVPIVKGGEATRMEEGEVYAIETFGSTGKGVVHDDMECSHYMKNFDVGHVPIRLPRTKHLLNVINENFGTLAFCRRWLDRLGESKYLMALKNLCDLGIVDPYPPLCDIKGSYTAQFEHTILLRPTCKEVVSRGDDY, from the exons ATGGCGGGTGTGGAGGAGGCAGCGTCCTGCGGGAGCCACCTGAATGGCGACTTGGATCCAGACgacagggaggagggagctgcCTTTACGGCTGAGGAGGCGGCCAAGAAAAAAAGacggaagaagaagaagagtaaaggaGCTGCCACAG CAGAGCAACAGGAACCTGATAAAGAATCAGGAGCCTCGGTTGATGAGGTAGCAAGACAGTTGGAAAGACAAGcattggaagagaaagaaagagttgaTGACGATGAAG ATGGAGATGGTGATGGAGATGCAGCAactggaaagaagaagaaaaagaagaagaagaagagaggac CAAAAGTTCAAACAGACCCTCCCTCAGTTCCAATATGTGACCTGTATCCTAATGGTGTATTTCCCAAAGGACAAGAATGCGAGTACCCACCCACACAAGATGG GCGAACAGCTGCTTGGAGAACTACaagtgaagaaaagaaagcattagATCAAGCTAGTGAAGAGATTTGGAACGATTTTCGAGAAGCTGCAGAAGCACATCGACAAGTTAGAAAATATGTCATGAGCTGGATCAAGCCTGGGATGACAATGATAGAAATCTG tgaaaagttGGAAGACTGTTCACGGAAGTTAATAAAagagaatggattaaatgcagGCCTGGCATTTCCTACTGGGTGTTCTCTGAATAACTGTGCTGCCCATTATACTCCCAATGCTGGTGACACAACAGTATTACAGTATGATGACATCTGTAAGATAGACTTTGGAACACATATAAGTG GTAGGATTATTGACTGTGCTTTTACTGTCACTTTTAATCCCAAATATGATACATTATTAAAAGCTGTAAAAGATGCCACTAACACTGGAATAAAG TGTGCTGGAATCGATGTCCGTCTATGTGATGTTGGTGAGGCCATCCAAGAAGTTATGGAATCCTACGAAGTTGAAATAGATGGGAAGACATATCAAG TGAAACCAATCCGTAATCTAAATGGCCATTCAATTGGACCATATAGAATACATGCTGGGAAAACCGTGCCCATTGTGAAAGGAGGAGAGGCAACAAGAATGGAG gaagGAGAAGTATATGCCATTGAAACCTTTGGTAGCACAGGAAAAGGCGTGGTTCATGATGATATGGAATGTTCACATTACATGAAAAATTTTGATGTTGGACACGTGCCAATAAG GCTTCCAAGAACAAAACACTTGTTAAATGTCATCAATGAAAACTTTGGCACCCTTGCCTTCTGCCGCAGATGGCTGGATCGTTTGGGAGAAAGTAAATACTTGATGGCTCTGAAGAATCTGTGTGACTTGGGTATTGTAGATCCATATCCACCATTATGTgacattaaaggatcatatacAGCGCAGTTTGAACATACCATACTTTTGCGTCCAACATGTAAAGAAGTTGTCAGCAGAGGAGATGACTATTAA
- the METAP2 gene encoding methionine aminopeptidase 2 isoform X2 produces the protein MAGVEEAASCGSHLNGDLDPDDREEGAAFTAEEAAKKKRRKKKKSKGAATEQQEPDKESGASVDEVARQLERQALEEKERVDDDEDGDGDGDAATGKKKKKKKKKRGPKVQTDPPSVPICDLYPNGVFPKGQECEYPPTQDGRTAAWRTTSEEKKALDQASEEIWNDFREAAEAHRQVRKYVMSWIKPGMTMIEICEKLEDCSRKLIKENGLNAGLAFPTGCSLNNCAAHYTPNAGDTTVLQYDDICKIDFGTHISGRIIDCAFTVTFNPKYDTLLKAVKDATNTGIKCAGIDVRLCDVGEAIQEVMESYEVEIDGKTYQVKPIRNLNGHSIGPYRIHAGKTVPIVKGGEATRMEEGEVYAIETFGSTGKGVVHDDMECSHYMKNFDVGHVPIRLPRTKHLLNVINENFGTLAFCRRWLDRLGESKYLMALKNLCDLGIVDPYPPLCDIKGSYTAQFEHTILLRPTCKEVVSRGDDY, from the exons ATGGCGGGTGTGGAGGAGGCAGCGTCCTGCGGGAGCCACCTGAATGGCGACTTGGATCCAGACgacagggaggagggagctgcCTTTACGGCTGAGGAGGCGGCCAAGAAAAAAAGacggaagaagaagaagagtaaaggaGCTGCCACAG AGCAACAGGAACCTGATAAAGAATCAGGAGCCTCGGTTGATGAGGTAGCAAGACAGTTGGAAAGACAAGcattggaagagaaagaaagagttgaTGACGATGAAG ATGGAGATGGTGATGGAGATGCAGCAactggaaagaagaagaaaaagaagaagaagaagagaggac CAAAAGTTCAAACAGACCCTCCCTCAGTTCCAATATGTGACCTGTATCCTAATGGTGTATTTCCCAAAGGACAAGAATGCGAGTACCCACCCACACAAGATGG GCGAACAGCTGCTTGGAGAACTACaagtgaagaaaagaaagcattagATCAAGCTAGTGAAGAGATTTGGAACGATTTTCGAGAAGCTGCAGAAGCACATCGACAAGTTAGAAAATATGTCATGAGCTGGATCAAGCCTGGGATGACAATGATAGAAATCTG tgaaaagttGGAAGACTGTTCACGGAAGTTAATAAAagagaatggattaaatgcagGCCTGGCATTTCCTACTGGGTGTTCTCTGAATAACTGTGCTGCCCATTATACTCCCAATGCTGGTGACACAACAGTATTACAGTATGATGACATCTGTAAGATAGACTTTGGAACACATATAAGTG GTAGGATTATTGACTGTGCTTTTACTGTCACTTTTAATCCCAAATATGATACATTATTAAAAGCTGTAAAAGATGCCACTAACACTGGAATAAAG TGTGCTGGAATCGATGTCCGTCTATGTGATGTTGGTGAGGCCATCCAAGAAGTTATGGAATCCTACGAAGTTGAAATAGATGGGAAGACATATCAAG TGAAACCAATCCGTAATCTAAATGGCCATTCAATTGGACCATATAGAATACATGCTGGGAAAACCGTGCCCATTGTGAAAGGAGGAGAGGCAACAAGAATGGAG gaagGAGAAGTATATGCCATTGAAACCTTTGGTAGCACAGGAAAAGGCGTGGTTCATGATGATATGGAATGTTCACATTACATGAAAAATTTTGATGTTGGACACGTGCCAATAAG GCTTCCAAGAACAAAACACTTGTTAAATGTCATCAATGAAAACTTTGGCACCCTTGCCTTCTGCCGCAGATGGCTGGATCGTTTGGGAGAAAGTAAATACTTGATGGCTCTGAAGAATCTGTGTGACTTGGGTATTGTAGATCCATATCCACCATTATGTgacattaaaggatcatatacAGCGCAGTTTGAACATACCATACTTTTGCGTCCAACATGTAAAGAAGTTGTCAGCAGAGGAGATGACTATTAA